The nucleotide window TTCCAGGCATGTAATAGGCTCTATTTCTCGATACCCATTTTCTGCCACACAAGAGTTCCGCCAATGGGTGAGGAAGTTTTCTGTGTTCTCCGTGATTCGGTTCCTTGCAGTACGGTAACCATGATGCATACATCCTGTACGCTAAGCCGGGCACAAGagagtttgtatttttaatgtcAAATCTGTTGCTAATGAGAAGCTGCAATTTTGTGGCGTGCAGCGTTTTCTAACGAATGTGGCCCtgaaaaatccaaacaaagaTCCACTGGAAAATCCACCCCAAAACAGCAACACAGGCCTGGTGTGGACTGAGAAGAAGAGATGGGTCTTTTCGATCACTCCTGTAAGTTTCAGTCAATTTCAgactagttatatgcagaaaacctgataaagtttagacttttttcttttcaatatcaCGGTGTGCACGTGtgccgcattgggagcatccaAAATCCAGATTGTATCTGAGGCCACAGGCAGAAAACATGGACAACAAAGCAGATGTGTACATGATACCTACAAGCCTTGACTGGAACCTTTAGAATCGACTGACTcggcaaattgttctttctattctacatcTATGATGATGGATGAAATCATCGCTAGTTGACTGTTTGAGATCTTGTCTTGTTAGGTTGATTTTAGTTGGTAATATTTGGCTCTGTTGAACACTGGATGTGGGCAGGTAGATTAAGGCTATAACCGGCTTTGATGGCAGGCCCTTTCCAGTGAGGGCAGGCTGACTTGAGGTGCAAGCTGCCCTGATGGCAGGCACCAAAAAAAATTGACTTACACCACTGAACAAGTGCGTGCGGAACTTAATAACAGTCTGCATCAATAACACCATGTGTCTATGTGCATGCACCTTAATAAACACTGTTTCATTCCAGAACAATTAGTATTTGTAACGATTTAGCACTCgtatttttcacaaatatttggGCAAGCTAATCTTCTGACAGGCAATTGGATGTATGGATTTTGGTTACCCTTGAGTCATACGTATACAAATTTATGTATGGACAGATTTAAAATGGTTGACATGACTGACCTGTGGATGCTGATGACTGGCTGGAAGCACAAGACTTGTCAACAGTGAACTGATTGGCTGAGCTTGACTGGTCCTCAAAGTCTCGCTGTGATTGGTCCCTAAGATCCCGCTGTGACTGGTCTCGTGGTCCTGTCCCTGAGATATGCGTCAGACTCTCCCTCACAGATGGTTCCTGGTAGTTACCAGTCAGGGGAGTTGACATGGTCCCTCTGTAGAGAAAAAACAGTACATCGTCTATATGTAACCAAATATAACATTAATTTGAGAAATCAtcaatacattcataaatttaaaataaatttttttttctcaaaaaatgaaatatactaGTGAAGGCAAGACACAGATCCACATATCCCAACTCAATGTCAAAAGTTCACACATTCCACACCCAGGTAAACGACCACACAGTAAAGGCCACAATATTAAATTTCATCATTGGAGTTACCCCCCTTTGCACTTTATAACAATTTTGATTCATTTGAGCAGGAAGCATAAAACCAAAAACGAATCTGGAGGAGATCGAAGGTTTAAATTTGTGTGCATAAGTCATCATcaaatcatttaaatatatcTTCTGTTTATATGGCAACAAATCTGCACCAAAATTACATCAAAGGCCTTTaattcattatcattattaaacaaacacagtTCAAGCGATGTCATTGTGTAGAGTTTGAACATTAAACTCTTACAGGTATTTCTTGTTAAGTATACTTGAATTCTGAAATTAATAATGTAAGATCAAAATAATTAAGCTGGTAAAATCAAGTGTAACAAAAATTATGCCCAATGCATTCCAAATCCCTTGACCTAAAGGATACGTAACATACAGATGAAGTTATAATACTGGGATGTGTACTGTTCAAGAGTTTGTTTTTACTGGCAAATGACCTgagagacaaacagacagatagCCACAGACAGGCTAAAGGTTGGTCATGGAATACACCACTTAAATAGGCTTCATCCACATCTCAAGGGTTACAAGTTGTATGAAGTGTGTTTAATAAACTTCAGCTACGGAGGCGTTACATGTTAGTAGAAAACAACTGTTTACCATCACACAAGTAACAAGTAAACAAGGCTATTCACAACAGCTACATACATCAAATACAGCATAAACCAACATTGGCTGATCATTCAATTTACATACATAACAGTATGACTGGAGGCCTATACTCTTAAGGTTATAACTCATGTAAAATACAGTACACACTCAATGtattgatatatattttcatgcatATGATAAAAACTAAATACCAGTGGTTATACTTATGAGTGCACAAGGCCAGACCAAGCCCAGGAGTACACAACAAACCTCTGGTCTTATAGCCGGAGCAGTTAGACGTAGCTAGATTTGAACagcatttaataaataattttattggaTTGGAGCTTTATGCCCATAAAACAGAATATAAAAGTGGTGTTGCCTTatgtctgtaaaaaaaaaaacaaaaaaaagaattatGATAAGATAATGGGTCTAAGGAAAGGCTTATTACCTGCTTTCATCTAAATCATATGCATTATAAGTCCCAATACCAATCAGATTAAAACGGACAAAAGTTTGTGTTTCTTAATCAGCCAACATAATAATTTAAACAGTGGGACACATTCATGTAAAATGAGCAGAATGGGTACAGCAGTGTAATATTTATAGTGCCTCCTCACTGAAGTAACATGCTGGAAATTATGCCAGACAGACATCCACTCcactcacaatacatgtatgttcacaagATCAGCCCTTTCCCGTTCACTTTCAGCCTTGGCCCTAAGCACATGCGCCGCAGTTCACATTTCCACACAGTCTGGAAAGCTCCAGTAGAATGCCATCACACGTATGCACAGCACTTTCAATCAAAGCTTCAGAGACATTCATGAAAGTTTGAACATCAAGGTCATCGGAAATTACATATCTTCAGCTTGAAGTATACgtttttgtctttattataatatattttaaatttttatggCAAGAGTGAAGCTGTGAAATTGTGATtgtaatacatgttcatgtattttaaatgacaCTGGCCATGAAAACTAAATGTGAGGTTTGAACGAAATTCATATGGTCACAGTCAATATTATCAACCCATAAATGATGGACAGCATGCCTGCAACTACTGCTCTCTGGGGATTTGAAAGGAatggggaggggggtggggtgcAATTAGCTACAACTTTCCTTTCTCCGTGGATGCTGTACTTTGCcgcacacatgtatatgaagcgTGCAAAATGACAGTGACAAGTGTCCGGGGAAAACACCACGTCTGTCTGCATTATCCTTTTGTAAGACGGTCGTTAACAAAGGTGTAACATGTGTGCCGCACAAAATTTGTGCTTCGGTTTTACAAGGATTAAGACGGCAAATTGGCATTGTTCTTTATGTCACCTACCGTCATTCATTTGAGTTTTTGCCCAGCTGAGCTCACCCCATGCACACCTTGCTGTGACTCGCCTCTGTCGACTTCGCTCTTGGCCCCCGGCTGCTCGCTAAAGCGCCAGCAACAACGCTACTCATTGGTCAGTATTGAAACTATTTTCTGGCTTCCGGATTTATACACCAATGATCTTTCTTGTTTTAAAGAGCTAAGAGCGACCGTCGTCTGGTTGTTTCAGAACTGTCTCTTCCGGTCTGCTTCCATCGTGGACGTAGACTGTGTCTGGATTATCCCAGAAATATCTTGGTTCATCGTCACATCTGTCAGGGGAAAGACAAATTTTAACCATGACAAGATTCTTAGGAAAGTTTCTACTTCTTTTGCTGCTTATATTGCCTACAACAGTTCTTCTTGTCGGACAAGGTGAGGATGTTTACGGTATCATATGGAAACCGGTACATATTGTAGTAACCTGTTAGCTGGTTTGGGATGTACTACGTGGCATTCGGTGTAGTAGGTGATTCATCTAATATAACGTTACTTTCCAACATTTGTGTTGGTGAAACTAACTTGCTGATGTTCCCGATGAACTCGGCTTTTCGAAAATTTTATACATAGTAAATTTATGGACAAATTTACCACACTGTTCATATTCAAGTTAAAAAATTATTCATAATCCCAGTACCGGTACCTTACTGGAAGTTTTCTTTGTCACAGGTCTGTTAATTTTACCGAGTGTTTGTAATTTTGGGAACATAATATTACACAGCCTATAAGTATTGACTGTAACTTCATTACCATTACTGATCATTATGACAGTTCCATAAAACTTCATCTTAGTTAACTTTAAACAGTGAGaagttactacatgtaaatattatgaTGCAAATAAGAAAAAGACAAGTAAGgattataaataaaatgtaagaaatatgtTGTAAGCTCTTATAACTTATAGAATAGTTGTTAAATGGTGTtatagttttaacaaggttgCGTGAAAAGATTACTCTTGTAGCTGTAATAGATAGGCCTTCAGCAATAAGTTAAGCTGTGTACCGTGATACAGGAACATAAAGATTGAGACAGATTTCTAACTAAATAGCCTGCAAATTCTTGTAAATTGTGCATGgaaatgaattttgtttcattgtgtaCAAGGTGTTAGCCAGTTTGAGCAGGAATTGTGTTGGAGACTGTGCACATTCAAGCACTTCGCATGTATAGGGCAGTGGTAAGCAGACAAGGTGAAAGGTAACATGGGACAGTATAGAGAAATGAAGAGAACAGAACAATCCTCGTAGCATTGTGAATTATCGCGAGATCACTCCAAAAATTGAAAATAGGGCCTGCTTCAACAATATTTTCTTATGATTTGAGATGTTATTGCAATGTTGAAATATGGGTGTTTCCTGGTTCCAACACGTTgctgcgaaaaggttgaaatgCTTCCAGTGAGGGGTTAAACCCTAATTATAGCACCTGTGTTCCTCacaaggagcaggaggtgataaacAGCATGCAGCTAAATGGCGAAATGCTGTTTTTTCCAGTTCCTAAATTTTAAGACACTGCATGACAGTGAAACTCTCATATCTGAAGACTAGATACAGTCTGATTGCTTTCCCAAAAGAATGTCTTTCCTTAAAgccatatttttaatttttttatgctaaaatttTCTTCCATGACTATCttgtcttaattaaaataaccTATGTTTTCACCTTAATTGAAATTTTGCATTGAAATTTCTGTACCCATTCCCAGTAGCTTGTTTTAGAATAgtagaaaaacagaaaatttcaagTAGAAAGCTTTAATTTGAAATCTTTACAGTTTTATTGGCCATGGAAGACAACAACAGCTCAAACTTCAAAGACCACTGTCCACGACTGGGTGCTGATTTGACCAGGGCTGTTCTGTTGTGGTGAATGTTGTAGCGTGCAGCATGAAATGCGAATATTACTTATTGGCCATAACTATCGCATGTCAGACATAAAACTTGCTAGGAGTAGTGGGCAGTGGCATTATGGGGAAAAGTTACTAAACAGATGCATGCAGACACAGGCTTTTCAGCTGAGAGGGGATTATAAAGGTTTTGAAGTCTCACAGTGTTGGCTAAAACTGTGGATTCTTGTCTTGCAACCTTAAACTAAACAAACTCAGAttgttgtttgtgtgattaTGGGTGTACTGCACTTTTATTTCCATGGTTAAACTTAAGGTACACTTCTGACGCCAGTGCTGTGAAATTTTTTGCCAACTGCAAATTGTGTGATCAAATTACACATTCAACTTAAATTGTCAGCTGGAGATAGTGCTGAATTGTGCGAGAGCAAGTCTGCAAAAATCTCACAAGGTAACACGAGGGTTGGTTAATTTTTTCAATAGGCAGCAGTGTCGTTGCCCATGCTGAGGATGCAGGGGGTGATGCTGTAGAGGGAGAGGAGGATGAGGCCACAGTGGAGACAGATGAGGGGCCAGCAGGAGGGATGGAGCAGGAAGCAGCTGTTACTGAAACGGTAAAGATTGTCCTGTAGCTTTCAGTTGGGATGCATGCATAAACTGTATGTAATTCTGTGGAGGTGCACAGTTTTTATGTATGAATGAAGGTTAAGTGAGGAAGTATCAGTTACCCTCTCCACGACAGACCAAATCTATTGTTGAATACGCCTGGTTTTCTGATATGAATAAAAAGTGATGTAATCTGTGTTAGGCAATGAGTGCTCATTGCGATCAAAATACTTTTGCACACGAGAACAGATTTTCTTTGGACATAGTGGAGGTGTCTTGCATGTACACAGAGGCAGGGTGTCGATCACTGATGCTCGCATTTCCAACAAAATATGAACTACACCAGCAGAAACTGTCCTCACTGATCTGATCTCCTTGAAAGAATTTGATTAATCTGGCCCATATTCACCTTCCAACTTTGTTCAGTCCCTGTAACTTTACATGTTACTTGTAACATGTAACACCAACATGTTACGGCTTACGGTCGTTTCCAGTAGTCATTCTAGATTGTTATTAAGTCATCGGTATTAGGTTGATTAGCTCTTTCAAGCAAAGTTAGCTAAGGGAAGCTTACAGGCGTCTGCATGAGAACATTATTAGGAAGTGTACATTAGCACTTCTTCAGCAATGTTTTGAGTACGTTTTGTCATTACACAACTTCCGTGTACCTGATATATGGAGGGCTGCCCTTGACCTAAGGATTGGTCTCCCAAATAGCTAATTGACTCTAACTCTGCGTGAGGacatttgtcaggtatgtgatGTAATTATGGACTGGCAGGCGGCTACTCCCTTTAAATATGATCATTATTGGATTAGTGAGaaaatcttgagtacagcattcaccattgtaaatactgtatttccgCAACCTTTTCCCAAGAAGGGTGCCGCAAAAGGAAGAAGTCGGGCTTGAATTCATGACAGGCAAATGGGGAGATTGGAAGGTAATCCTGTTCTTGTAAGAGACACATCGCGCACTGCAGGAGGTCTGACGTGTAGACCCCCATGTGCCGAGAGACCCAGTACAACAGCAACATCTGTCAGCCAGCCAGCATAGCCTTGTGCATGTGACTATGTTTTGGAGTAGATGACAAATACCGGCCATGCCTTATAATATTTACAAGAAATATCAAGTCCAAAACTATTATAAACAACAGGTGGTTGCCATGTTCATTTCTCAGTATAACAGTAATCTTATTCTGGTGCCTGCATCTGTATACCCTACGGAAGTGAAAGACGGCTGTAGAGCTCTAGCCAGCAAGACATTTTTGTGTTCATGGCTCCAACATTCACACCAGCATATAGGCCTATCTCAAGTTCTAGACATTGATTCCGTGTTTGATACAGTGTGTACGTACAGTTACCTGCGGCATATGACTGAACAGTCGGCCAGTTGAATAAATACATGGAGCATATGATTCATCTAGCCTAACCAAAACAGTGACTCGGAAGTCCAGAGGCCTAGACAACAGGCTGAGCCAAAACTTGAGTCTTGCTGCCGGTGTAGCCCtaattcatttctgtttttaaatgaATACAAATAATTTGACACCAACACAGTCACAGATATTTTAGACTGACCATGTTGTACCATTCATAGCAATAGTTACTGCTACCCTATAAAAAGTAACCCGCTACCCGACTGAAGAAAAATATGAGCATTACTTGAAAAAGGCAGCGACAAACTGCTCCATTTTCTATAGAAGTAACAGGCTGCATGTAGCTGGTAACGCCATTTTAATGAACCCTCTGTACATGGAAATGAAGCCTTGCTGGCTGGGATTGTCcgtttatcatttatttattatttatactaCTGTTTAGTAAGCTTGAACAAGACATGGTGTCATTTGCAATGTACTTGGGAGGAAACGCACATTTTGTGAtgtctttttcttgttttgatgGATTGCCAACACAATCTGCCCATAGgcttgttaaatttattttcctgAATTATTGTCATATCAGAAGTGTTATTCTGGTAAAAGGGTGGTTTTATGTATATTTGACCCATTGTCTCAGGGAGAAGAGGCTGAAGAAGAGGATGAGGAAGATGAAAGAGCCTTGAAGCCATCTCCTAACGCTGACACTCAACTCCTCTTTACCAAACCTACAGGAACAGGTATTCAGCATCTTCTGACTTCAGATGACTGGTCTAATGTTGTAACGGAGAAGAATGTCTGACTCACAAACAGTAGATCCATTATTGTAATAGGACTGAAATAAATTAGAAGCCACATTTAAAACCAATGGAACAATCTGTCTTCTTACAGTGGGacaggtctgccaacaacctgcggatggccgtgggtttcccccgggctgtgcccggtttccacccgccataatgctggccgccgtcgtataagtgaaatattcttgaatacggcgtaaaacagcaatcaaataaataaataaatacagtgtgacacggggcctccatggccaagatggttagcatgccagtgcggtgctatgacccaggagtttctcaccagtgtgatcactgtgagcttaagtccagctcttgcAGGCTTCCCCTctgaccgtacatgggaaggtctgccagcagcttgTAGATTGTTGCGAGTTTTCCTCTTgcgctctgccaggtttcctcccaccacaatgctggctgctgtcgtatagaagtgacatattcttgaatcgtgtaaaacaccaattaaataaataaatcaataacaataCCATTAATCGTAAATGGCCCCAGCTGGCATATTTTTTCATGTAGGCTGAACGCACAGACATTCAATTGGTTACAGTATTTCCCTTTGTAGTGTGCCTATACTTCTGTTTGACAAAAGAAAGAATGATACATGTGCTCTTCTGCCCAGTTGGAAAGATGTCGGACCAGGGCCATACATAGAGCCATTTTAGTTTCCCCAAACCATTTGGGCTTCCAAACTAGTCTAGCTGTATTGATACTAACAAATAACTTGaaccaaaaatatgatggtttaccaatgaaATGTTGAGTGTTCCAAGAAATTTCTTCAACTCAGACTTAAAAGCTCCTAGAAGGCATTGTTTTGTTGCACTTTATACAATGTCTCCaatgcacagtcacaatgtcaactttaatgtttggaattttttttacatacgtCTCTGTGATGGTACttgaaattatgaaaatacTTACCTTATGTGGCAGAAAATGTATGTCAGAATAAATTGTCTGTATATCTTCATAGACATGCACATAAAAGAGAAATCATGGTCAAAATAAGGCTTGTCAAAAAAGTATTTCATTGGGGAAAGGTACTTGAGTCCAAATAATAAgttttatatatgttgtcttgaaGTTTTTTGTCTTTGTCCACTTATTCATTGTTAATTTACTTTGTTTCCTCCTTGTGTTCACAGATTTACCAGCTGGAGGTATAGTTCGTCTCTTGGTTGGATTCACCAACACTGGTGACAAGGACTTCATTGTGGAGACCATGGATGCTGCTTTTAGATATCCACAAGACTACAGCTTTTATATCCAAAATGTAAGCTTTTTTATATCCAGTATGTAAACTTTTATATCCAAAAACTTTTTGATttgaatactgtattttaccaaaagtttgatatgtaaaaatacattttcacaagCACAATTTTACTCAAATCGAGAAATACACAGTTCTAATAAAGTGAttaattttatgtgtacatgcttCACAGAGCAAAAATACCAGCTGCCACCAAAAATCTGATGGTTGAATTAtccaaaaatcataaaacaaacaacttCTAATTTTATATtgcaaaattgtatttctgctGTGGCCTGCTGGGGACCAAGTGGTGAACAGGGTTTCATTAGCAAGGGCTGTATGATGTGGTAGCAAATGAGTTAACATAATACTTTGGATGCAAACACTTTaagagctactttggtgtcaaaacatttgTGTCTTAAAAGCcatggtagagcgtccgcttcgggaccggtagatccaggatcaaaccttgatcgagtcacacctaagactttaaaagaggaagttgtaacttcctcgcttggcgttcagcatgaaggagatagtgcattgactcgttgacccgtatcagtataatggctcgggcggagtggcttgcttgccttcggtaagtagtctcagtgaggcagcactaaataaaagagcggtggaaatccgtcctacaacaaggaggcacattacacgtacatgcaccctaatgattccttcctcgtcatatgactgaaaaattgttgagtacgacgttaaaccccaagcactcactcttaaAAGCCAGGTGAATTGATAAAGATTGGGATAGTATGAATTGCTTtcataaattgtgaaaatattgtagttaattaaaaccgatattgtacattttgtcaGACTGtacggaaacaaaatatttctgtcccttccactttgcCTGCTGTGACGTCGAACACATCCACAAATGACGCTGCCCTTTCAAATGCTGTCGTCGTGCCAGCACaaatgccttactcaacgtcacatctGCCAGATTCGACGTCATACAGGGCTGTATGATGTGGTAGCAAATGAGTTAACATAATACTTTAGATGCCAAcacttaaagagctactttggtgtcaaaacatttgTGTCTTAAAAGCCAGGTGAATTGATAAAGATTGGGATAGTATGAATTGCTTtcataaattgtgaaaatattgtagTTAATTAAAACCGATATTGTACGTTTTGTCAGACTGtacggaaacaaaatatttctgtcccttccactttgcCTGCTTTGACGTCGAACACATCCACAAATGACGCTGCTCTTTCAAACGCTCTTGATGTCATTCCCgcataaatgccttactcatcgtcacatctgcctgattcgaCGTCATACATGGAATATTATCTcctcacatcaggaaaattttacggacaaggaatcttcagttatataggttaaatagtgttattcatcaaaatcctattgaaacatagtgttaggcttactcctaaggatttctttcatatcattgtgatatttttgcGCAATTTGAATTCTGACCAAAGTGGCATTTTAAGTGTTTCTGATAAGGAATcgtatttcacaaaaaatataaagtgGACGAATTACTCTGAATCAAGCACTAATCGGGTGTTATTGTGTtacttttcatattttaatttgttttcataattttgtgTGTGGTTGCGATCAtttgaaatgtctttttttccaATCCAGTTCACAGTTGTGAAGTACAACACAGTGGTTGAACCAAAACGACAGGCCACATTTGAGTATGTGTTTTCCCCAAGTGAAGCTTTCCATTCCAGACCATTTGGCTTAACAGTGAATTTGAACTACAAAGATAGTGTGAGTATAGCAGTACTTAACAGTTGAGGGTgagagttcgaatccatctaCTGCTGATTTGGGTTCTGCCTTAATTCCAGAGGGGGGCCTTGCTAGCTCGAATGGTCATGCTGACAAGGCCCTTTACCAATAAGATAGCATGTTTGACTCCGGTTCTCACatttggtttactccaggctctgTTTTAACccataattattttattacagtGTTACTATTAGTGATTGTAAGGATAAATGCggaaaaaaggagaaaaaacatGAGGAAAAAATGAAGAGGAATGTAGTACGTATCGCTGAGAGGGCCAATCCCCTAATTCATCATCATTTGAATAATATCATCATATTATCAATAATTCCCCTCTTGATACCGTCAGGtggaaaaataatctgttaaaggataagacctctaaaaatcgaaacAGGCATCACTTAAAAGTAAGCATAAATATACAGGATTCGCACAGTActtgaaactccttgaatttcctGGAAGAATGAAATTCCATTGCAAGTAGTTGAAAGTCttggagaaaaataaaaaccctggaaaattttgattttgtgtgGAAGTAAATATCTGTCGTGTAGATCATTCTTTATCAAAACATGAGAAAACTTCATTGGGAGAGCTAATTTttctaaaacaaattaaatacgCAAACTAATGCCAATTGAAAACATAACTTTATCATACTGAGCCCACTGGAAAGTagcgaaaaattaaaaaatgtttcagattGCTGAATAAATCTCACTTTCCTATACAAGCTATATCTTCCAATGCAATAGTCGAATAGGTGTGGTTAAAATGATCACTTAGACGGAAAAATATGATCTTACTATATGTTGTTGTGTGCAGAATTTGGAGTTGACGCGTTTTGCTCAAAGTGAATGCGCGTGATGGAATACTTTTTCTGGCAGTTCACACCTTAAGTCTGGCTGGCATAAGTACAGGTATCACGGGTAACATCAAAGGCTGCCTGGCACGGGAGATTTCATTCAGAGTAGAAAGGCAGAGCGGATATGTCTGGCCGGCTCGCTGGACTAACGGGCGAGTTGTTCCTCCTtccatatatacctccatgattTAAGTGTGTGGAGGTGACATTCTAGAGGGCGCTGTGTGTAGTTGTCCTCACATTATGTATGCGTGGTCAGTCAGGGGTAAGATCTAGTTGTGTCACACATATTTAGGCCTAATATTGTAAAAGCGTAAATCAGAATCATAAGAAATTCCATTCAGAGCAAAATTTagaagtttatttgattgaggaGAAAAAGTAAGGCAAGAATTCCATTGAAGCAAAGATCTTGTTTTACATTTCTCCTATTTTGTCGGTCAAATTATCAACCTCACTTTAAACGCAGCCAAATGCAATGTGACTGCCTCTCAGATTAGACAGAAATAGAAATCAccattaaaaaattttaaaacatttgaatagGCTGTTATTGAGAtgtttggcaaaaaatcaaatcaaattttttgcATTTATGAAGACTGGCTCAAaatattgcctttcagtaaatgtcaGACTCTTACCTGAactaataatattataatattaaaatgGTCCTAAAATTGGAAAAAGTTACAATGTGACCCGCTTAGTAAATATTAAGAACGTTATCactgattttgaacagtaacgTGCACAACTAAGGCTGGTATTTTATGTAAGGTTATTATTTAAGCTATGCAAAAATTTGACTGGATATGCGCTGATCAATTTTTTGGTGTGAAATCTCTCGTATATCCTCTTAAAAAACTACAGAAAATCTTTCgttgaaaattgaaatttgtcCTGGAAAACTCATATAAAAATCCTTTAATTTCATTCATATTTCTCTGTGAGAATAA belongs to Liolophura sinensis isolate JHLJ2023 chromosome 9, CUHK_Ljap_v2, whole genome shotgun sequence and includes:
- the LOC135474845 gene encoding translocon-associated protein subunit alpha-like, with protein sequence MTRFLGKFLLLLLLILPTTVLLVGQGSSVVAHAEDAGGDAVEGEEDEATVETDEGPAGGMEQEAAVTETGEEAEEEDEEDERALKPSPNADTQLLFTKPTGTDLPAGGIVRLLVGFTNTGDKDFIVETMDAAFRYPQDYSFYIQNFTVVKYNTVVEPKRQATFEYVFSPSEAFHSRPFGLTVNLNYKDSEGQQFQSAVFNETINVVELEDGLDGETFFLYVFLAAVGVLLLVGAQQLLATYGKKRLSRPKAPVEMGTQNSDVDYDWLPEETLQEIKRSPGRSPKQSPRQRRSKRQQGSAED